The DNA segment ATTCTCGAAAATCCCCCGAAAGCGATGTTCGGCTGCGTTACGCTGCTCCATTTCCGATCTAACTCGTGTTAATACACGATTGTATTCTGCGGCAATCTGCCCAACTTCCGTGTGTGGTTCAATGCGAACTGCCTGCGAGAAATCTCCTTGCTCACGATGCTGAGCCATGTTGCTCAACAAATCCATCAAATCCGTACTCGCGCCATGCTCAGAGATATTCAGCCCAGTAAGTTCATGTTCGGCAATGGTCCGAAAGGGAAGTACTTTGTTGACCAGATAGATGAAGGAAAAGCCCCCTCCGAAAGCGACCAGGCAACAAGCCGTGACACCTTTTAACTGCACGAGGAATTGTCCCCAATGGGTCACCCCCTCGCCGAAATGACGCGTGTCTGCCAAAAATGCCAGGGCCAGCGTACCGAAAACTCCGGCACAAGCGTGGGCCGGGAAAGCCCCAATCACGTCGTCAATCTTCAGCCTTGGCAGCAGCTCGGTCACCAAACAACAAATCAAGCCAGCTCCGCAGCCAATCACCACTGCCGCCCAAGGAGCCAAAATATGGCAAGAGGCGGTAATACCAACCAGGCCAGCCACCACACCATTCATGGTTTGCGCTACATCGGGTCGGCGATGAATTCCCCACGAGCAAAACAAACCAGTGAGCCCACCAAACGCTGCGGCCAAGTTGGTGTTAAGCAAGATCAACGGTACTTGGTTATTCATTGCCAGCGTGCTTCCGCCGTTGAATCCAAACCAGCCAAACCACATCAATAAGACGCCGAAGGTTGCCAGGGTTAGGTTGTGGCCATGAATCCCGCCTCGCTCTTTATCGAAGCGGCCCAAACGCGGCCCTAAGACCAATACGGCCGCTAAGGCGACCCAGCCGCCAACCGAATGCACCACGGTTGAGCCAGCCAAGTCGATAAAACCCTCTTTGGCTAACCAACCGGTGGCTACACCTTCGGCCGAGCCTCCCCAAGCCCAATGGCCAAACAGCGGGTAAACAAGGCCGGAGACAAACAACGCAATGATGACATAGCCACGAAAACGAATTCGTTCTGCCACCGCTCCCGAGATGATGGTGGTTGCGGTCCCGCAAAAGACCATCTGAAAGATAAAGAACGCCAGCAACCACGGATCGGTGTCTTCACCGAGAAAGTATCCCGTTGTGCCAAACCAACCGTGATAGCTCGCCCCGAACATGAGCGCAAAGCCAAACGCCCAATACACAGCCGACGAAATACAAAAGTCGACCAGGTTCTTCAGAGCAACATTGAAGCTGTTCTTTGCTCGTACGAGTCCACTTTCCAGCAGACAAAAACCGCCCTGCATCACCATAACCAGGGCAGCGCAGATGAGTATCCAAGCAATATCAAGTTGGGGCAGGGCGGAGGACATGGCAATAATTTTCCCAGATGCGAAGCAGATGCTTACCACGACCGCTCGTTCCGCCAAGACCGAGCAGTAAGCTCAAGTTAGGCTATTGTGAGTCCACCCAATGTGGCCCAACCAGCAATCAGAAAAACGTAGGTTGCAAATAATCTTTACTATCCGGCACCCTAAAACTCGCTGGACAATGTTTGCTCAACTGGTAGACCAGTACATCGAACTGTAGCGATTGCATCAGATATTCAAGATTCGTCGAAGAATGCCCCACAAACTCCATGGGCAATACCGCAATATCGAATAAGAAGTGCACTCACCGAGTACGTTAAATGCGCAAAACCGTATACACCAAGCAGGCGAATCTCTCGCGGTATTAAGATGATGCCGTTCGCAACCAATCGCCCGAAGGCAACCAACGGAAGTTTGCAATACGCGTGTAGCAAACCTAATCAAGACAAGCTGGTGTGCGCCAACATCGATCGTCGTGCGCAGCATAAATCGTCAGAAAACTCTACAGATGGGCCGAGCGTTTACTAAGCCGAAACGGGAATCAACTTTGGTCGCGGAATCTTCACGCCATAGACTCCGCCACTGTTGGCGTATAGCTTACTGAAATCGACTTCCAGAAACTGAAAAAGCTGCGGAGAAGGCTTTTTCATCAGATACTTAGCCGACAGAACCGCCATGTGCTCGTCGTACTCTTTCTGCGAGGAAGAGTGGGCGTAGCAGCGGCCTGGGTGACGACGGATATCTCCATCAAAATTCGGACTTATGTGCCATAGCTCGTGGAAGATGGTGATCATCTTCTCTGAGAAGTCCATGTTCTGAAATCGGGGTAAATAGAAGCTCAGTATGTAGAGCATCTCCCGACCATGCTCGTCGAACAACGTTTGCACACCATATTTACGACCGCGTCGTGTGGTATGCCGCGCTCCTTGCTCGAACCGCATCGGAGTGAGCGTAGCAAAAATCCCGTGACTAGAATCAACCCTAGCCTGAACCATGGCCACAGCGACACGGCTCATATCGATATGGGATAGCTCAGGCATTCGCCCAACCATATCATTCACTAGCAACCGCATGGCATAGGTAAAATCAAAACCACGGCGACCAACGGACTGTTGCAAACGAACCCGCCCAAGCGAAGACTTCACAGCCACACGCCCAGGCTTTCTCGCCGCTGCCTTTGCGGAAACCGTCGACTTCTTTCGCTTCGGGCTTGACGATCGCTTCACTGACAACCCATCCATAAAAAAACCGCTATACCTTGCCAAGTATAGCGGTTTCGTTTGTTCGCGGCGACGTGAATTGAAGCGGATTAACCTTCCTGCTTCTTTTCCTCGGTAGCTTCTTCAGCCGGAGATTCTTCCGTCTGGTTTTCAGCCACTTCACCTTCCGGTGCAGCTGCCTCTTCGGCTGGAGCCGCAGGTGCAGGTGACGCTTCTTCGTCACTATCGAACGCAGGACGTTCGGCTTCGGTCTTCACGCGATCTCGTTCGTTACCTACGAATTCGAGAATGGCCTGCATCCCAGCATCACCCAAACGTGGCTTGGCCAGTTTGAGAATGCGAGTATAGCCACCATCACGGTCAACAAAGCGTGGTGCCACTTCGTCGAACAGGATTTCAACGGCACGTTGATTCCCTAACAAAGCAACAGCGCGACGGCGGGCAGCAAGAGCAGGAGCCATCGCGGCATTCCACTTTTGCCAATCTTCGCTTTCACGCCACTTGCGATATTCATCGGTCGCTGGCTTGGCAGTCGTTGCGTACTGCTGCGCTTCCTTCAAGTGCGGCAACGCACCCTTAGCGATCGTAATGACCTTCTCAACGTAAGGACGAAGTTCTTTCGCCTTTTGTACGGTCGTCACGATACGACCTTTGATCTTCGGAGTGTTATGACCGGTCGACGGCGTATCCGAAGGAAGGTAGTCGCTATAGAGGTAATAGCTTTCGTTGACATCATCAGGACGTTCTGTCAGCAATAAACTGCTAGCCATGTTGCGGAACAGGGCCTTGCGGTGGCTGGACGAGCGTCCGAGTCGTCGACCTTTTTTGAGGTGTCGCATGGTACTTATTCGTGCTTAACGAGTGCCAAACTTGGCAAGTGTCTTTTGGGGAATCCTGGAACGGTTTAGTGCATCGGGCTGGCGGCCGGAGGCACTCGCATACCGAGATGCAAGCCGTATTCCTTCAGCTTCTCGCGAACTTCAGTCAGAGTCGTTTCACCGAAGTTACGGACTTCCATTAATTGATCTTCGGTACGGCGAACCAAGTCGCGAACCGTGTGGATGTTTTCCGATTCGAGACAGTTACCGGCTCGAACGGAAAGATGCAATTCGGCGAGGCTCATATTCAGCTTCGCTTCCATCACCGGGTCCAACCCGCTAGGAGTTGAACGACTCGGCATGTTGATGGTGGCGCCCAATTCGTTGTATTGAACGAATGGATTGAGATGCTTCCGCAAGATCTTGGCGGCTTCCACCAAGGCCATTTCCGGATGAGCCGAACCATCAGTCCAAATCTCAAGGATCAAGCGATCATAGTTCGTCTTCTGACCAACACGCGTTTCTTCCACGGTGTAACGAACACGTGTTACCGGGCTGAACACTGCGTCAACCGGGATAATACCGATTTCGTGTTCCGCCGAACTGTGTTCGGTCGAAGGAACATAGCTACGGCCCGACTCGACGACCATTTCCATCATGAATGGAATTTCGCCGGTGACGGTGCAGATGTGCAAATCTTTGTTGATGATTTCGACATCAGGATCGCATTGGATGTCGGCACCGGTGATCTCGCAGGGACCCTGCTTTTCGATCGTGATGACCTTAGTCATCTCCGAATGCTTCTTCACAACCACCGACTTGATGTTCAGGACGATGTCGGTCATGTCTTCGACAACGCCTGGGATGCTTGTAAATTCGTGCTGAGCGCCACGGACTTTAATTTGCGTAACGGCTGCGCCCTCGAGGCTCGAGAGCAAGATCCGACGCAAGCTATTTCCGATCGTAGCACCAAAACCGCGTTCAAACGGTTCAGCGATGAACTTGCCGTAATTGGAGGAGAGGGTCTCGGTTTCGCAAGTGACCGCACTCGGCAATTCCAGCCCACGCCATCGAATATGCATAGTTCGCTCCGTTATGTTCCGTGCTGCTATGAGTGTGTCTTGGGATTCGGCTAAGCCGTATCTACCTTCGAGGATATCGCGATCTTAGACGCGACGCTTCTTCGGAGGACGGCAACCGTTGTGCGGGATTGGGGTACAATCTTCGATTGACTTGACCGTCAAACCGGCAGAAGCCAATGCCGTGATTGCACTTTCGCGACCACTGCCAGGTCCGTTCACTCGGACGTCAACTTCCCGCAGACCGAACTTCAATGCCTTTTCAGCAGCTTGCTGAGCGGCACACTGCCCGGCGAACGGAGTGCTTTTGCGGCTTCCCTTGAAGCCGCAAGTTCCGGAGCTCGCCCAGCACAGCGTATCACCCTTGCTATCGGTGATGGTCACCTGGGTGTTGTTGAAGGTTGCCTTAATATGAACAACCCCTTGCTGAACGTTACGTCGCGTCTTTCGCTTTACGACCTTAGCCACTTAACTATCTCCCACCACGACGGGTGCAGCATTTCGCGGAATGATTTTGATGTGCTTATATTGCTAAGTGCGAAACCAAATGCTAATTAGTTTCGCACTACTAAGGATTAACGGAGATCCTTCACGCCCTTCTTACCGGCGACGGTCTTCTTCGGTCCCTTACGGGTACGAGCATTGGTACGAGTCCGTTGACCACGAACCGGAAGACCACGTCGATGACGAAGACCGCGGTAGCAGGTGATGCGATTGAGACGCTGAATGTTCTGCGAAAGTTGGCGGCGAAGAGGACCTTCAACCGTGTATTCACTTTCCAGCAGACCAGCCAAGCGGCTCAATTCATCTTCATGAATTTCGGAAGCAGGCCGATCTTGATCGATACCTACCTTCACGCAAAGTTCGCGTGCAACAGCCGGACCGACGCCATACAAGTACGTCAGGCTAATCCAGGTTTTTTTATCGTTGGGAATGTCCACACCGAGCAAACGTGGCATGGTGATCTCCTGTGGCGACCCATCGGGGCCAAATATCGAAAATGTATTATGCTAGGGATTGCGAACAGAAAGCTGATGTTTCGTCAGCCCGAACCGGGCGACCTCAAAGATTTGAAGAAACACCGTGGCATGGGAGAAACAATTGCCGGCCGTCCACCATTTAACCTTGGCGTTGCTTATGGCGTGCGTTTTCGCAAATGACGTATACTCGACCGCGACGGCGGACGACTTTGCATTTGTCGCAAATACGCTTAACGCTGGCTCTTACCTTCATGACTCTCTACTTCCAAACCTTGGGCGTTGGGGAAGCGGGACAGTATACCCGACTTCCTTAAATAGTGACAAGGGGCGAGAATGGGAAAATCTTTCGATTTCACGCCCAAATCACGCCATTCCTCTTGACCAACCGGTTTCCGCTGTCCATTTTTGCTTCGGTCGACGACCTACGAAGGGTCTTCGCCGGTCAAAATTCGCACTCCGCTGCTGGTCAAAGCCAACGTGTGCTCGAAATGGGCAGTCAAGCTCTTATCTTTGGTCGATAGGGTCCATCCGTCGGAATGGAGATACAAATCTTGTCGCCCTACGGCCACCATTGGCTCAACCGCCAATACCAGCCCGGGACGAAGATCGAAATCTCCGTTCTTCCTAAATTCTCGCGAATCGTAATTGGGAACCTGAGGGTCCTCGTGCATCGTTTTCCCAATTCCGTGCCCTACGAGCGTCGTAATCACGGAAAAACCTGCCGATTCGACCTCGTGCTGCATTTCTTTAGCAACCTGGCTCCACCGTTTTTTCACCGGTAGAAGCTCAATCGCGATCTGCAGGGCACGCTCCGTTATCTCTAACAGCTTGGCGGCTTCGTCACTAATTGTCCCGACGGCATAAGTCCAAGCCGAATCGCCGCACCAGCCGCCGATCTTCGCGCCAGTATCGACACTGACCACGTCCCCTTCCTTCAGCACGCGATCGCCAGGTATTCCATGTACGACTTCATCGTTCACCGAGATACAGGTCGCCGCCGGGAAAGGGACCTTCCCTGGGACCCCTTTAAACAACGGAATCGCTTCCGCGTCGGCAAACAAATCATCTACCGCTTTATCAAGTTCCCCAGTGGTAATACCTGGTCGGATGAGCGCGGCAACCGTTCGATGCGCCTGGCGAACAAGCTGGCCAGCGACTTGCATCTTCTCGATCTCGCGCTGCGAGCGAAGCGTGATCATGCCTTCTTGTCTTGTTGAACCTTCTTGAGAACCGCGAGAATCCGCTCAAATACCTCGTCGACGGTGCCTAACCCGTCGATCCGATGAAGCACTTGCTGGTCGTGGTAATACTTAATCAGTGGCGAAGTCATGTCATCATAAACTTCCATCCGCTTGCGGATCGTCTCATCGTTATCGTCGCCGCGATCTTCCTTCTTGGCACGGTCCATCAAACGACGAAACAGCTCGTCCTCGTCCACCGTGAGGTTCAAGACGGCATCAATGGCTTCATCATCCACAGCCAAAGCTAAGTCAAGCGAAGCGGCCTGGGGGAGCGTGCGAGGAAACCCATCCAGCAAATAACCATTGCGGCAATCGGGCTGGGCCAAACGTTGACGCACCAATTGAACCACAATCTCGTCTGCGGCGAGGCGCCCGCCTTCCATCTGGGCAGCAACTTTCAGCCCTAGATCTGTCTTCTGGCGAATCGCTTCGCGAAGCATCTCGCCGGTTGAAATGTGCGGAATGTAAAGCGA comes from the Bremerella cremea genome and includes:
- the rpsM gene encoding 30S ribosomal protein S13 — protein: MPRLLGVDIPNDKKTWISLTYLYGVGPAVARELCVKVGIDQDRPASEIHEDELSRLAGLLESEYTVEGPLRRQLSQNIQRLNRITCYRGLRHRRGLPVRGQRTRTNARTRKGPKKTVAGKKGVKDLR
- the map gene encoding type I methionyl aminopeptidase, with amino-acid sequence MITLRSQREIEKMQVAGQLVRQAHRTVAALIRPGITTGELDKAVDDLFADAEAIPLFKGVPGKVPFPAATCISVNDEVVHGIPGDRVLKEGDVVSVDTGAKIGGWCGDSAWTYAVGTISDEAAKLLEITERALQIAIELLPVKKRWSQVAKEMQHEVESAGFSVITTLVGHGIGKTMHEDPQVPNYDSREFRKNGDFDLRPGLVLAVEPMVAVGRQDLYLHSDGWTLSTKDKSLTAHFEHTLALTSSGVRILTGEDPS
- the rpmJ gene encoding 50S ribosomal protein L36, translating into MKVRASVKRICDKCKVVRRRGRVYVICENARHKQRQG
- a CDS encoding DNA-directed RNA polymerase subunit alpha produces the protein MHIRWRGLELPSAVTCETETLSSNYGKFIAEPFERGFGATIGNSLRRILLSSLEGAAVTQIKVRGAQHEFTSIPGVVEDMTDIVLNIKSVVVKKHSEMTKVITIEKQGPCEITGADIQCDPDVEIINKDLHICTVTGEIPFMMEMVVESGRSYVPSTEHSSAEHEIGIIPVDAVFSPVTRVRYTVEETRVGQKTNYDRLILEIWTDGSAHPEMALVEAAKILRKHLNPFVQYNELGATINMPSRSTPSGLDPVMEAKLNMSLAELHLSVRAGNCLESENIHTVRDLVRRTEDQLMEVRNFGETTLTEVREKLKEYGLHLGMRVPPAASPMH
- a CDS encoding putative metallopeptidase, with product MKRSSSPKRKKSTVSAKAAARKPGRVAVKSSLGRVRLQQSVGRRGFDFTYAMRLLVNDMVGRMPELSHIDMSRVAVAMVQARVDSSHGIFATLTPMRFEQGARHTTRRGRKYGVQTLFDEHGREMLYILSFYLPRFQNMDFSEKMITIFHELWHISPNFDGDIRRHPGRCYAHSSSQKEYDEHMAVLSAKYLMKKPSPQLFQFLEVDFSKLYANSGGVYGVKIPRPKLIPVSA
- the rpsK gene encoding 30S ribosomal protein S11, with protein sequence MAKVVKRKTRRNVQQGVVHIKATFNNTQVTITDSKGDTLCWASSGTCGFKGSRKSTPFAGQCAAQQAAEKALKFGLREVDVRVNGPGSGRESAITALASAGLTVKSIEDCTPIPHNGCRPPKKRRV
- a CDS encoding bL17 family ribosomal protein — translated: MRHLKKGRRLGRSSSHRKALFRNMASSLLLTERPDDVNESYYLYSDYLPSDTPSTGHNTPKIKGRIVTTVQKAKELRPYVEKVITIAKGALPHLKEAQQYATTAKPATDEYRKWRESEDWQKWNAAMAPALAARRRAVALLGNQRAVEILFDEVAPRFVDRDGGYTRILKLAKPRLGDAGMQAILEFVGNERDRVKTEAERPAFDSDEEASPAPAAPAEEAAAPEGEVAENQTEESPAEEATEEKKQEG
- a CDS encoding adenylate kinase, whose translation is MRIIFLGPPGVGKGTQSHKLVDSLYIPHISTGEMLREAIRQKTDLGLKVAAQMEGGRLAADEIVVQLVRQRLAQPDCRNGYLLDGFPRTLPQAASLDLALAVDDEAIDAVLNLTVDEDELFRRLMDRAKKEDRGDDNDETIRKRMEVYDDMTSPLIKYYHDQQVLHRIDGLGTVDEVFERILAVLKKVQQDKKA